In a single window of the Lineus longissimus chromosome 4, tnLinLong1.2, whole genome shotgun sequence genome:
- the LOC135486326 gene encoding XK-related protein 6-like isoform X1: MALEKAALGSFLVKRNRTRPPFPAAKTRSGGLDQPDSAGPSATDDDDGERQGCDWSLATLLQIVSYLVFAVLYIIDCGSDIWTASVYKTDQEDRHFWLTFIIVAVSSVTLVVINLYWYYCEYEDDKAVRPDGMPPRWVWAVRIIFTLCLLGPFLRCIEICRLGMKNKRAEDERVKEYYKKRADLEIQDVAVLGIIESFLESAPQLGLQLFIMQTQGHEENFRLFIQTASCLSSWLSCAIALVSYSRANRVARPMKEQLRLPAMLMLFLWRLFTIGPRILALSLFASIIAVRYYVPVAIACHWLLMTVYLISRRTNYCNGKIFEISFNVLVGFVYIFTFWNIEDGHTRLRYTFYYILIYLENLGMVVTWFLLTTHAGQWYYIPSFLFVIIGFLLGVAFMLAYYKGCHPKTIKLCLTADDFDQSGPYSQDAMHLDESTAVIDNEEERL, translated from the exons ATGGCTCTTGAAAAGGCCGCTCTCGGAAGCTTCCTCGTGAAACGAAATCGCACCCGTCCACCATTCCCTGCGGCGAAGACACGAAGCGGCGGGTTGGACCAACCTGATTCTGCGGGGCCGTCTGCTACCGACGACGATGATGGGGAGAGACAAGGATGTGACTGGTCTTTGGCGACATTACTCCAGATCGTCAGCTACCTCGTCTTCGCTGTACTGTATATAATAGATTGCGGGTCCGATATTTGGACAGCTAGCGTCTATAAAACGGACCAAGAGGACCGGCATTTCTGGTTGACTTTCATTATTGTCGCTGTGTCCTCTGTGACTCTCGTTGTGATTAACCTCTACTGGTATTACTGTGAATATGAAGACGATAAGGCTGTGAGGCCGGATGGTATGCCGCCCAGGTGGGTATGGGCAGTGAGGATCATCTTCACGCTGTGCCTCCTCGGACCATTTCTTAG ATGTATAGAAATATGCCGCTTGGGGATGAAGAACAAACGAGCTGAGGACGAGCGGGTAAAGGAATACTACAAAAAACGCGCGGATCTTGAGATCCAAGATGTGGCGGTGCTTGGAATCATTGAATCCTTCCTGGAGTCGGCCCCACAGTTAGGTTTACAACTTTTCATCATGCAGACACAGGGACACGAGGAGAACTTCAGGC TGTTCATACAAACTGCCTCCTGTCTTTCGTCCTGGCTGTCTTGTGCCATAGCTTTGGTATCGTACAGCCGCGCAAATCGAGTTGCCAGGCCAATGAAGGAACAACTGAGGTTACCAGCCATGCTTATGCTATTCCTGTGGAGGCTATTTACCATTGGTCCAAGGATACTGGCTCTGTCTCTTTTCGCCTCCATCATTGCCGTTCGCTATTACGTCCCAGTGGCAATCGCTTGTCATTGGCTGCTGATGACAGTTTACTTAATTTCGCGCAGGACAAATTATTGCAATGGGAAAATCTTTGAGATTTCATTCAATGTGCTTGTCGGTTTCGTatacattttcacattttggaaCATTGAGGACGGTCATACGCGCTTGAGGTATACATTCTATTACATTTTGATTTATCTGGAAAATCTAGGTATGGTAGTCACGTGGTTTCTTCTGACCACTCACGCGGGACAATGGTACTACATCCCCTCATTTCTTTTCGTGATAATAGGCTTCCTATTGGGCGTGGCATTCATGTTGGCATATTACAAGGGATGTCATCCGAAGACAATCAAATTATGCTTGACAGCAGACGACTTTGATCAGAGCGGACCGTACTCCCAAGACGCAATGCACCTTGATGAAAGCACTGCCGTCATTGACAATGAGGAGGAAAGGCTCTAG
- the LOC135486673 gene encoding uncharacterized protein LOC135486673 isoform X1 gives MAVEYLNVLNSLDLGLHSKELFKKTMKRRPLGDIETRHAVRAPRNPVLSMRLVDVSDVAQKTSYRPKSSSDIVERQREEFHRLCARSAKSASVPRPKHSQEENRNKPYTTIIQVKGENTHKASNRPQSCPNTLLTSSWRNPALKRPTSGPQRPKTSASGSSTPQTESRLTVQIDPEYYERSLAKKQCESQIGTHRKDENHNLNVGIFIRGKKKEGQTDKDTQWLTFGGGVRNSAGVVDAFSVMKNSEEYFSIDGRTGMVVAKNLQKTDKVQIGVNGRLSKTTSSRTLQSTQNNASEEQNKEFGQLNVDLWDLPDMGQVGVKDEIKEPVPLCWSDQLKKPEVKVWTARGEQSEKQKPSVSETKPVIFNKLLPEEEKPSQLVSPRRMPSPDGYKVRQRTKIRKWLDGTDTNFMTILSIDARGEEEDKDLELVDYEKLINDQFQPRETGRKYPREGPPMRYNEINSRRVMSGNRKPSGRSTARSGTADSNRSYDPKNLVRPTSRSISSGTLSGGSPLKVTPASPTSRAAPVRTIVTQPQKQQSPQAGKIIRGKTSDKMGRTPPSISANYNQGDTSFIQITQSVGPTPGQVDDAHISNKDVSSVHENSYTMDFSTEKQDFRGPGYYGDTVPAGMNTPVSMTSQLHNTPHPIDVPAVDMVSEGTSVCEVDEHKMINAESLQEIPEADDAAETKDPGNITEIKDDDDAEEEGESRDVRKMIPAPSPVAPSQAPQSEMEDPLLIANITETEKTEIEEKEFNISVSIKPRDMSGENTPEDGSVHMDSGRQSPEN, from the exons ATGGCTGTAGAGTACCTGAACGTGTTAAATTCCTTGGATTTGGGGCTTCATTCCAAGGAACTCTTCAAGAAGACGATGAAG AGGCGCCCCCTAGGTGACATTGAAACAAGACATGCCGTTCGTGCGCCAAGAAATCCTGTCCTTTCGATGCGGCTGGTCGATGTCAGTGATGTCGCTCAAAAGACGTCGTACCGTCCAAAGTCCTCCTCTGATATTGTGGAGAGACAGAGGGAAGAATTTCATAGACTATGTGCGAGAAGTGCAAA GAGCGCAAGTGTGCCAAGACCAAAACACTCCCAAGAAGAGAATCGAAACAAGCCTTATACAACTATAATCCAGG TGAAAGGTGAAAATACCCATAAGGCAAGCAACCGTCCTCAGTCGTGTCCCAATACATTACTTACAAGTAGCTGGAGGAATCCGGCTTTGAAGAGACCAACAAGTGGACCACAGCGGCCTAAAACAA GTGCCAGTGGCTCCTCGACCCCTCAAACGGAATCCCGCCTTACCGTCCAGATCGACCCGGAATACTACGAGAGGTCTTTGGCAAAAAAACAATGCGAATCTCAAATCGGCACACATCGTAAAGATGAAAATCATAATCTGAATGTGGGAATCTTCATTCGTGGGAAGAAGAAGGAGGGACAAACAGACAAGGACACGCAGTGGCTCACGTTTGGGGGCGGAGTCAGAAATAGTGCTGGAGTAGTTGATGCTTTTTCAG tcaTGAAGAACTCAGAGGAATACTTTAGTATTGACGGCCGCACAGGTATGGTGGTCGCTAAAAACCTGCAAAAAACTGACAAAGTTCAAATAGGGGTCAATGGGAGACTGTCAAAGACAACTTCCAGCCGGACTCTTCAGAGCACGCAGAATAATGCCAGTGAAGAACAAAACAA AGAGTTTGGGCAATTGAACGTCGACCTTTG GGATCTCCCCGACATGGGCCAGGTGGGTGTAAAGGACGAGATCAAAGAGCCTGTGCCCCTCTGCTGGTCAGACCAGCTAAAGAAACCAGAGGTCAAAGTCTGGACGGCTAGAGGTGAACAGTCTGAGAAACAGAAACCA agtGTCAGCGAGACAAAACCAGTCATATTCAACAAACTTCTCCCTGAAGAGGAAAAACCGTCTCAGCTTGTGTCACCACGCCGGATGCCATCGCCAGATGGATACAAGGTACGACAGCGAACAAAAATACGGAAGTGGCTCGACGGAACGGATACTAATTTCATGACGATATTAAGCATCGATGCTcgtggagaagaagaagataaagatCTCGAGCTCGTCGATTACGAAAAACTGATTAACGATCAGTTTCAGCCACGGGAAACTGGACGAAAATATCCTCGCGAAGGCCCACCGATGAGATATAACGAGATTAACTCGCGTCGTGTTATGTCTGGGAACCGGAAACCGTCAGGTCGCAGTACCGCTCGTTCTGGTACAGCTGATTCGAATAGGTCATATGACCCTAAGAATCTTGTACGCCCTACATCAAGGAGTATCTCTTCTGGGACACTCTCTGGTGGGAGTCCCCTCAAGGTCACACCAGCAAGCCCAACTTCAAGGGCTGCACCAGTGCGGACAATCGTTACTCAGCCGCAGAAACAACAATCGCCACAGGCTGGTAAAATAATCCGTGGCAAAACTAGCGATAAAATGGGGCGTACGCCACCTAGTATAAGTGCTAATTACAATCAGGGTGATACGAGTTTTATTCAGATAACTCAGAGTGTTGGGCCTACTCCAGGACAAGTAGATGACGCCCATATCTCTAACAAGGATGTAAGTAGTGTGCATGAAAATTCATACACCATGGATTTTTCCACGGAAAAACAAGACTTCCGTGGTCCAGGTTACTATGGGGACACTGTACCTGCTGGTATGAACACCCCAGTCTCAATGACCTCACAACTACACAACACACCACATCCAATTGATGTCCCGGCAGTTGATATGGTGTCTGAGGGCACATCTGTGTGCGAGGTTGATGAGCATAAAATGATAAATGCGGAATCACTTCAGGAAATACCGGAAGCTGATGATGCTGCAGAGACCAAGGATCCTGGAAATATTACGGAAataaaagatgatgatgatgctgaggaGGAGGGGGAGTCAAGAGATGTGAGAAAGATGATTCCTGCGCCGAGTCCAGTCGCGCCAAGTCAAGCTCCGCAATCAGAAATGGAAGATCCCTTGTTGATTGCAAATAtaactgaaactgaaaaaactgaaattgaagagAAGGAATTTAACATATCTGTCTCAATCAAACCTCGTGATATGTCTGGGGAGAATACCCCGGAGGATGGTTCAGTGCATATGGACAGTGGGCGCCAATCTCCGGAGAATTGA
- the LOC135486673 gene encoding uncharacterized protein LOC135486673 isoform X2, whose translation MAVEYLNVLNSLDLGLHSKELFKKTMKRRPLGDIETRHAVRAPRNPVLSMRLVDVSDVAQKTSYRPKSSSDIVERQREEFHRLCARSAKSASVPRPKHSQEENRNKPYTTIIQVKGENTHKASNRPQSCPNTLLTSSWRNPALKRPTSGPQRPKTSASGSSTPQTESRLTVQIDPEYYERSLAKKQCESQIGTHRKDENHNLNVGIFIRGKKKEGQTDKDTQWLTFGGGVRNSAGVVDAFSVMKNSEEYFSIDGRTGMVVAKNLQKTDKVQIGVNGRLSKTTSSRTLQSTQNNASEEQNKDLPDMGQVGVKDEIKEPVPLCWSDQLKKPEVKVWTARGEQSEKQKPSVSETKPVIFNKLLPEEEKPSQLVSPRRMPSPDGYKVRQRTKIRKWLDGTDTNFMTILSIDARGEEEDKDLELVDYEKLINDQFQPRETGRKYPREGPPMRYNEINSRRVMSGNRKPSGRSTARSGTADSNRSYDPKNLVRPTSRSISSGTLSGGSPLKVTPASPTSRAAPVRTIVTQPQKQQSPQAGKIIRGKTSDKMGRTPPSISANYNQGDTSFIQITQSVGPTPGQVDDAHISNKDVSSVHENSYTMDFSTEKQDFRGPGYYGDTVPAGMNTPVSMTSQLHNTPHPIDVPAVDMVSEGTSVCEVDEHKMINAESLQEIPEADDAAETKDPGNITEIKDDDDAEEEGESRDVRKMIPAPSPVAPSQAPQSEMEDPLLIANITETEKTEIEEKEFNISVSIKPRDMSGENTPEDGSVHMDSGRQSPEN comes from the exons ATGGCTGTAGAGTACCTGAACGTGTTAAATTCCTTGGATTTGGGGCTTCATTCCAAGGAACTCTTCAAGAAGACGATGAAG AGGCGCCCCCTAGGTGACATTGAAACAAGACATGCCGTTCGTGCGCCAAGAAATCCTGTCCTTTCGATGCGGCTGGTCGATGTCAGTGATGTCGCTCAAAAGACGTCGTACCGTCCAAAGTCCTCCTCTGATATTGTGGAGAGACAGAGGGAAGAATTTCATAGACTATGTGCGAGAAGTGCAAA GAGCGCAAGTGTGCCAAGACCAAAACACTCCCAAGAAGAGAATCGAAACAAGCCTTATACAACTATAATCCAGG TGAAAGGTGAAAATACCCATAAGGCAAGCAACCGTCCTCAGTCGTGTCCCAATACATTACTTACAAGTAGCTGGAGGAATCCGGCTTTGAAGAGACCAACAAGTGGACCACAGCGGCCTAAAACAA GTGCCAGTGGCTCCTCGACCCCTCAAACGGAATCCCGCCTTACCGTCCAGATCGACCCGGAATACTACGAGAGGTCTTTGGCAAAAAAACAATGCGAATCTCAAATCGGCACACATCGTAAAGATGAAAATCATAATCTGAATGTGGGAATCTTCATTCGTGGGAAGAAGAAGGAGGGACAAACAGACAAGGACACGCAGTGGCTCACGTTTGGGGGCGGAGTCAGAAATAGTGCTGGAGTAGTTGATGCTTTTTCAG tcaTGAAGAACTCAGAGGAATACTTTAGTATTGACGGCCGCACAGGTATGGTGGTCGCTAAAAACCTGCAAAAAACTGACAAAGTTCAAATAGGGGTCAATGGGAGACTGTCAAAGACAACTTCCAGCCGGACTCTTCAGAGCACGCAGAATAATGCCAGTGAAGAACAAAACAA GGATCTCCCCGACATGGGCCAGGTGGGTGTAAAGGACGAGATCAAAGAGCCTGTGCCCCTCTGCTGGTCAGACCAGCTAAAGAAACCAGAGGTCAAAGTCTGGACGGCTAGAGGTGAACAGTCTGAGAAACAGAAACCA agtGTCAGCGAGACAAAACCAGTCATATTCAACAAACTTCTCCCTGAAGAGGAAAAACCGTCTCAGCTTGTGTCACCACGCCGGATGCCATCGCCAGATGGATACAAGGTACGACAGCGAACAAAAATACGGAAGTGGCTCGACGGAACGGATACTAATTTCATGACGATATTAAGCATCGATGCTcgtggagaagaagaagataaagatCTCGAGCTCGTCGATTACGAAAAACTGATTAACGATCAGTTTCAGCCACGGGAAACTGGACGAAAATATCCTCGCGAAGGCCCACCGATGAGATATAACGAGATTAACTCGCGTCGTGTTATGTCTGGGAACCGGAAACCGTCAGGTCGCAGTACCGCTCGTTCTGGTACAGCTGATTCGAATAGGTCATATGACCCTAAGAATCTTGTACGCCCTACATCAAGGAGTATCTCTTCTGGGACACTCTCTGGTGGGAGTCCCCTCAAGGTCACACCAGCAAGCCCAACTTCAAGGGCTGCACCAGTGCGGACAATCGTTACTCAGCCGCAGAAACAACAATCGCCACAGGCTGGTAAAATAATCCGTGGCAAAACTAGCGATAAAATGGGGCGTACGCCACCTAGTATAAGTGCTAATTACAATCAGGGTGATACGAGTTTTATTCAGATAACTCAGAGTGTTGGGCCTACTCCAGGACAAGTAGATGACGCCCATATCTCTAACAAGGATGTAAGTAGTGTGCATGAAAATTCATACACCATGGATTTTTCCACGGAAAAACAAGACTTCCGTGGTCCAGGTTACTATGGGGACACTGTACCTGCTGGTATGAACACCCCAGTCTCAATGACCTCACAACTACACAACACACCACATCCAATTGATGTCCCGGCAGTTGATATGGTGTCTGAGGGCACATCTGTGTGCGAGGTTGATGAGCATAAAATGATAAATGCGGAATCACTTCAGGAAATACCGGAAGCTGATGATGCTGCAGAGACCAAGGATCCTGGAAATATTACGGAAataaaagatgatgatgatgctgaggaGGAGGGGGAGTCAAGAGATGTGAGAAAGATGATTCCTGCGCCGAGTCCAGTCGCGCCAAGTCAAGCTCCGCAATCAGAAATGGAAGATCCCTTGTTGATTGCAAATAtaactgaaactgaaaaaactgaaattgaagagAAGGAATTTAACATATCTGTCTCAATCAAACCTCGTGATATGTCTGGGGAGAATACCCCGGAGGATGGTTCAGTGCATATGGACAGTGGGCGCCAATCTCCGGAGAATTGA
- the LOC135486326 gene encoding XK-related protein 6-like isoform X2, whose amino-acid sequence MALEKAALGSFLVKRNRTRPPFPAAKTRSGGLDQPDSAGPSATDDDDGERQGCDWSLATLLQIVSYLVFAVLYIIDCGSDIWTASVYKTDQEDRHFWLTFIIVAVSSVTLVVINLYWYYCEYEDDKAVRPDGMPPRWVWAVRIIFTLCLLGPFLRCIEICRLGMKNKRAEDERVKEYYKKRADLEIQDVAVLGIIESFLESAPQLGLQLFIMQTQGHEENFRRKHNEHRASILMRRILVFCEPKCSYKLPPVFRPGCLVP is encoded by the exons ATGGCTCTTGAAAAGGCCGCTCTCGGAAGCTTCCTCGTGAAACGAAATCGCACCCGTCCACCATTCCCTGCGGCGAAGACACGAAGCGGCGGGTTGGACCAACCTGATTCTGCGGGGCCGTCTGCTACCGACGACGATGATGGGGAGAGACAAGGATGTGACTGGTCTTTGGCGACATTACTCCAGATCGTCAGCTACCTCGTCTTCGCTGTACTGTATATAATAGATTGCGGGTCCGATATTTGGACAGCTAGCGTCTATAAAACGGACCAAGAGGACCGGCATTTCTGGTTGACTTTCATTATTGTCGCTGTGTCCTCTGTGACTCTCGTTGTGATTAACCTCTACTGGTATTACTGTGAATATGAAGACGATAAGGCTGTGAGGCCGGATGGTATGCCGCCCAGGTGGGTATGGGCAGTGAGGATCATCTTCACGCTGTGCCTCCTCGGACCATTTCTTAG ATGTATAGAAATATGCCGCTTGGGGATGAAGAACAAACGAGCTGAGGACGAGCGGGTAAAGGAATACTACAAAAAACGCGCGGATCTTGAGATCCAAGATGTGGCGGTGCTTGGAATCATTGAATCCTTCCTGGAGTCGGCCCCACAGTTAGGTTTACAACTTTTCATCATGCAGACACAGGGACACGAGGAGAACTTCAGGCGTAAGCATAATGAGCACAGAGCATCCATCCTCATGAGACGTATTCTTGTTTTCTGCGAACCAAAG TGTTCATACAAACTGCCTCCTGTCTTTCGTCCTGGCTGTCTTGTGCCATAG
- the LOC135486405 gene encoding BTB/POZ domain-containing protein 19-like codes for MAQNDKFMKSDIAGFAFHMKKLLNNKEMSDIKFLIGPSRKTVYAHKCILAARCEVFRAMFVDQAKSPLTDSQEVPFVLSDVTPEIFLTVLEFIYTNCATISGKIVVDILGSAIEYGLDDLRKLCVTYMLENMSASNACEAMQAAVTYGQDDLRERTLSYIEQNTANVLRSKTFHEMSDDAVCIVLKSDRLLIDELDVLSAVREWATVNSVVAGKSVRETSRKVIPHVRLPLLSAEELTMVEKDNEKDNLIPMDMMAFAWRFHALKKGDRNNPLTRRRKGTVLRECHRALEGNHSIDDIGDNVMPSKSGRKQHGGK; via the exons ATGGCACAAAACGACAAATTTATGAAATCTGACATAGCTGGCTTTGCTTTTCATATGAAAAAGCTGTTAAATAACAAGGAAATGAG TGATATCAAATTCTTAATCGGTCCAAGCAGAAAAACTGTGTATGCCCACAAGTGTATCTTAGCCGCTCGTTGTGAAGTGTTCCGTGCCATGTTCGTGGACCAAGCCAAATCTCCTCTTACCGATTCACAAGAGGTCCCGTTCGTTTTGTCAGATGTCACGCCTGAGATTTTCCTCACCGTGCTCGAATTCATCTACACAAATTGTGCCACTATCTCTGGAAAGATT GTGGTGGATATACTAGGAAGTGCCATTGAATATGGATTAGATGATCTCAGAAAG TTGTGTGTGACCTACATGCTCGAGAACATGAGCGCGAGTAACGCTTGTGAGGCTATGCAAGCTGCAGTGACGTACGGGCAGGATGACCTTAGAGAAAGAACGCTGTCCTATATCGAACAGAACACAGCG AATGTCCTGCGGAGTAAAACATTCCATGAGATGTCTGATGATGCTGTGTGTATTGTGTTGAAGAGTGACCGTCTCCTGATAGATGAGTTGGATGTGCTATCGGCAGTGCGAGAGTGGGCTACAGTAAACTCA GTTGTTGCAGGCAAGAGTGTGCGCGAGACCAGCAGGAAAGTCATTCCGCATGTTAGACTACCACTACTGTCTGCCGAGGAACTGACAATGGTCGAAAAGGATAATGAAAAAGATAATTTGATACCA ATGGATATGATGGCATTTGCTTGGCGGTTTCATGCCCTGAAGAAAGGAGACAGGAACAACCCACTTACCAGGCGAAGGAAAGGCACCGTCTTAAGGGAATGCCACAGGGCATTGGAGGG GAATCACTCAATAGATGATATTGGTGATAACGTGATGCCAAGCAAGTCTGGCCGTAAACAACATGGTGGAAAATGA